The nucleotide sequence TTAAACTTCTGGATCTCTGAGTCAATTCCCTCCAGGGCTTCAGCAGTCATGTGCATGAGCCCTGCTCCCAGGAAAACACCAGCAGAGGTGCAGCCCAGGAGGCTGAGGACCCGGCGGTGACGACCTAAGAAAACGAGGAGTTACAATCCAGTTGGCAATGAGATAGAAAAGGTGACAAAAGAGCAAGCATGTGGCACCCAATCTCCCCAGCTTGGGGATGGTGAGAGCCTCGGAGCAAGGCATCAGGATAGGTGAAAGGGCCATAGTCAGGCTGAGGTTATGGGGCCGGCAGCGGCAGGGCTGTACCTGTGGCGGCATCAATCTGGAACCACTTGAAGCAGATGGGAATAAGGCCACAGACCAGGGTGAGAATCAGCAGGGCAAAGAAGCAGCCAATTTTCACTCCTAGTTGTGGTTCCATCCTTGGGGTACAGGATAAGCAGATGCTTTAGAATAGCAAATGGGAGTTATGATCTCTGAGCAGGAGTGTGGAAGTAGGCGATCAAAGCTGGAGTATCTCCTCTCCCGAGCTCCAGGAGGGCGATGGGATCCTCCTGTTCTGTGTTGCCTCTGCTTGCGCAGCCTTGCATAGCTGACTGGGGCCCTGCCCCAGATTCCCGCCCTCCCCCTACCAGgaggcccctcccctggctcacgCCTTCCAGAACTGGGAAACCAGAAACTCCAGACTCCCTGCCAGGCACAGCCTGTGCTGTGTGTCTTCTCCTCTTCACGGCCATGACTAATCCAAATGCTATGGACAGTCTTCTTTCATGCTGGTCTAATCCACAATGGGAGTCTATGGTAGGTCCTTCCTAGCTGTTTTGTACTGGGGACACCTGGTCCTGCCTTATTTAAGACATTTGATCTAAGACTCCCAAACCTTCTCCACCCCACCCTATGTCTCATAGGTTGTTATGCTGATATCTGAACCCTACCTTTTCAGAGGGGATTTGGGTAGGAGGTGGGGCTGAGAAGTGGTACCGCCACCCACCACTCTGTGAAAACTAGTAGATGAggggcctcccctctcctgtaaCCCCAGAGAAATAGCTCCAGGCATGGCAATTTCTAGTGGGGAGTTGAGATTTCTAGTATTacaatattgattttgttccaaCTTTTGACTGTGCCCGTTTCTGGATACATACATATCTTCCACAGCTTATGATGGGATGATGTTCCAATGAGCCCAGCCTAAATCGGGAACCTCCTAGGTTGAAATGCATTTAATATACATAAGCTACCAATCCTAGCTTCAACTAGctttaaatgtgctcagaacacttacattagcccacagttgggcaaaataatttaatcaaagtcttattttgtaataaagtgttgatatctcatgtaatttaccACATACCGTCCTGGAAGTGAAAACCAGAATGGTTAGAAGTGTGCCAGCCGTTTACCATCGTGATGGAGCGGTTGCCTGGGAGTTGcggctgcccagcatcacaagggACTATCATACCACAGACTGCTGACCTGAGAGAAGAGCCAAACTCAAAATTCAAAGTCTGGCTTCTACTGAATGTGCCTCACTTTCACATCATCTTGAagttgaaaatttgaaaatcaagCCACTTTAAGTCAGAACCATGTGTACTGAGGGAGAGGGCCTGAgaattttaagacaaagaaaggTTCTCTAGCTCTGAAATAGCAAGGCCTAGCGAAAATCCGAGAAATGAACCAAGCAAATGGAAGGATCCTGCCTAGAGCTACAGGGCCATGTGGAGATGGAAAATTCAGTCTTGATGGGATCGGCTCTTGAGGAAAATGTATCAGGCAAACTCTGGGGGAGTTGATGAACTCTGAGAAAGACAGAAGTAAGGGACggaggaaaacacagaggctAGGCAGCCCAGCTTCCCTATTTAGGTAGCCCACCAAACAACTGTGACACGTGCTGAGCCAGCGCTCAGAGACTGGGGGCGGCTTTCCCTACTGCCCCGGATTACTTCCTTGGGAAGACCTGGTAGAAGCAGTATCTCAAAAGCTTGCAACCTGTGTGAGAAGATAAGGCACTGAATATCTTGAGAATTCTCTCTGTTACAGGACTGAACATGAAAACCGACCTCTGTATCTTTTAGGAATCACAAGATCCATTTCTACTCtttgaaaactttttattattattaaagccTCAAGCAAACATACATAGGGCTGCCAGCACTCCCACCCTGGATACCAGGGAGCTTCAGCCTTGGCAGGCCTAAGTAAGAAAATCCTTGTCGTCAGCAGGGGACAGAGGAAGCTCCGACTCTGAAGGTGTGATCACAGGTAAAAGATCTCCCCAGGAGCTGACTCGAGCACAACGATACAAATCCCTACGGAAAAGAGAGGTCAATGTGGGCTCTAGCTTCTTGCCACCTCCCCCTAATTTTGGTCACACTCTTTATACCTGCCATGCTGGCGGGCTGTGATCACAGCATGCTGCATATGTCCATCTGGACAGCACAGGTGACAATGCACATGGCGTGGCCGTTTAAGGACAGGCTGAGTGATACGGGGCCAGCGATTAGCCTCCTCTGGAGACCCCCGGGCAAGAATTACCATtgagaacttttcctctttttgctTCTTCTTGTTCTAAGATAAGGATACAGAGAGACtatttggagaaaaaagagatgggaaaaaaaattgtgatccccctcccccaatccctgCAGCCATTTTCAGATTCTATAAGCCATGTACACCCAGGCCTGCAAACCTCCAGGCTCTTCTCTGACTTCTCCAACTCCTCCCACCTCTGACTCCTTATCATCCTGCTCCCCCAGGCTACTTTCTCCCTGCCCTAACATTCCCAGGAAACATACCCAGCTGAAGGGGATGCAGTGGTAAGCTTGAGAAAAGCTACAGGCCAGGGGCTTAGAGGCTGTCAACTGGGGACAGGGAAGTTCATGTGGACACTGGGAACACACaagacaaaaaaaccccagagaaTCAtacaactgaaaaacaaagagtGACAGAGTTAAGAAGGGCTAGGGCAATGGGAACATAGGAGCTGGAAGCAGGGAGAGCCAAGGCAACAACTAAGAAAGATACTGAATAGGGACACAAAATAGTAGACGGTGGCTTAGCTTTACCCTCTCACTTTTCCTGGCCACAGCTGAGTTTACATCTTTGCAGGCTGGGAAAGGCAGAAGTAATACTCACTGGGGCAAAGACAAAGCCAGGTCGAGGGTCCAAAGGTGACTTCtcttttccctaaaataaaaaaaaaaattaagctgggTCTGAGGGGTCTAGTCTCATAACTCAATCTCTCTACTCAGTAAACTGAGGACTCCTTTAACATTCAATTCTAATAATTATTAACTAGGCTCCTTGAGTTAAGCTGGCTGGTTCTCTAATACTCCAAACAAAGAACCTTCTCTTTGTAGTAGGAGAAAAGCAGGAACTTGGCACATAGTATGGTGCTTTCCCTTGTCAGCAACCTCTACTCTCAAAAAAATCCCACTCCAGGACAATTAAATTTATGATTATATACTGGCTCATACTGTCCCCAAAAGATAAGGTTCTTGGCTTAGCAATGCCCTGAATCAGGGGTTGGAGcacttactcttttttaaagGCCTAGAGAGTAGGCAAAATCTGTTTCTGTCccaactattcaactctgctgTTTATagtatgaaagcagccatagacaggacacctgggtggctcagttgattgagcatctgctttcatctcaggtgatgatcccagggttctggaatcgagttccacaccatgctccttgctcagcaaggagcttgcttctccctctgcctgcagctccctttgcaggcagctccccctgcttgtgttctctctctgacaaacaaaaatcttaaaaaaaaaaaaaaggcagccataGACAAGAGACACACCAATAAGCATGGCATATATGAAAATAGGTGGCAGGCCAGATTTGATCCACAGGTCCTGGTTTGCTAATCACTATCCAATCTCATAACAACTTTATATGCCTAATACCCTGAGAGTCACCCTTACCATTGTATGACAGAGTCTCTTCAGTCTTAAGGGAGCAGCAGTGACCACTGACAGATGGTGGGACAGGagtgaaagaaggagaaagactcTTACCTTAAGGACGAGGTCCCTGGCATCCATAAGAAGGCAGTGCCCAGCTTTTGTTCCATTCTCTACCAATACCTgttcacaaaaaaggaaaataagcataAGCTTTGAATTAcatgaaaacataaatgctaGCAGCTCTGTAAGACATTAACAGATACAGCAGAGGGCCCTAAAGGAAAGGGCCATCCCCACATAAGATGGGAATGGAGAGCctaaaagagagacaaagggatCTATGCATGATAAAAATGGTCAAGAATGAACACAAGTTTTGgaacgcctaggtggctcagtcggtggttaagtgtctgccttcagctcaggtcatgatcccagggtcctgggatggagccccacctctggctctctgctcagtgggaagcctgcttctccttctccctctgcctgcctatcaccgtgcttgtgttctctctctttgacaaataaacatataaaacatttaaaaacaagacaaaaaaacacacttaaaaaaaagaatggtgtaaATTTCGATGGAGAGAAGGATATGCATGAAACCCATGACACTGCCTTAAAACTTGAAGGGAAAAAGGAATTTCAGCTCACCAGAAAATGACTTGTCTTGCGCCATAGGGTTTGGACTAGTTCAGTGCGGTCAGCCTTGCTGGGAAGCTCACTTAAGGAGAAGGCTGATACCACCACATCGAATTGTACCTGAGAATCAAGGAAAAAAACGTGAGAGATGTGACATCCCCACTCCTGACCCtccttccaagaacctaacaaaGTTCTATCCCcttatatttcttctgttttatcttcTAACACTCAAGGCTGGGTTGCAAAGCTGAAGCCACGGTTTTCCATCTGCCAAATTCCACATTTAACACTCTAAACATTGGCACTTGCCTTGGGTGATACAGGTAGAAACTGTCTGAAGAAGACACCTGGAACATAAGGCTCCCCAGATTCTGAACCACCTGTGGAGTAAAGCAGAGGCACAGCAACTTTGAGTGTACAGGTATAAACTGAAGTGATCTCTCGATAAGAAATAGGGTCCCAAGGCTAAAGAAAACCAcaaggcacccgggtggctcaggtgCTTAAGCGCCcatctttgactcaggtcaaagCTCTgtgccctgcaacaggctccgtggtagggctccctgcttggtggggagtcagtttctccctctgcccctaccctggctcatattctctccctctctctcaaataaataaaatcttaaaaacaaaaacaaaaacaaaaacaaagggtaGGGAAACACTGGGTTGCCTGTCCTGTTTATCTTACCCAACCCCCCGCCAGTCCAGCAAAGGCCTCTACAACCCTCTGCTTGACCACaacactggaaagaaatcagaCTCCTCTTTAACTTTCAGCCTTCCTCTACTCCCCAATAAAACAACTTTTTCATTCTCTGCTTAACTCCTTCAACTTTGAAGAAACCCTTCCTTATCTTCCGTCCTCACCTTTCAGTAACTTTTCTGCCAAAACCAACATAGCAGCTGAGCTGTCCACACACAAATATTCACGTAGGCTCTGGCCCCAAGCACTATGAGCAGCCCTAAGATGGCAAAATATAAATCACCATTTCCAATGACAAAGAGTCATCCCTACAAGAGATCCCTCTGTCCACAACCCCAACCCTGGGAAACAGAATATGATCTTAAAATGGTTGGAAAAACTAACAGTGCCATTTTCTTACTTCATTTACTACTCCTTAAAAAAGGTCAGGCTCAAAAAAACTACttataggtaaaaaaaaatcttggtgcTATGCCCTAGActaaattcctttccttttttatctttctaaACATGGGTCTTTTTTCACTTGAAGTTTCTTTAAGTTCTGGCCCTAATCCATATACTTTCTTATGCCTTACCAATCTGAGCGAAGAAACATTCTAGTTCCCAAATTTCCTATTCTCCCTCTGGTTCCCTAGTCTCTTGGAGTGTTATACACATGGCTCTATAGAGCTAGAATTGACAGAGACAGTAAGATACTTACCAAGTGACAGAACCAGTACCCGAGCCAAAATCCATTAAGGTTTGAGGCTGGAACTCTGGAACTCGAGCTTGGATCTGAAGAAATATGTAACACTCCACAGTAGGGGAAGCAGACCCTTATTTAGAGCCACTATGAATTAGGGGACCATGAAAGAGCAGATGAGATGTGAatgttttttgagatataatGTAAATACTTTATAGACTGGGAATTTCCTAAAACAATGATTTTAAACATTCCTTGGGTCATGAAACCCTTTCAGAGGATAAAgagtctctaaaaaaaaaaaaaaaaaaaaaaaaaagacatgcaatTTCCCAAGAACCATACCCCAGGAGACTACTTTGTGGATAAGGGAACTGACGGTAACGGGTTGGAAGCTGAGGGGCTTTCACCTCATGGAATGCCCTGGAGACTGCTGCAAAGCCACCATCCAGTCTTGCTGCCATATATACCAGGCTCAAGCTCTCATTGTAGCTGCCAGAAAAACCAGAGAGTCACACCTACCAGGAAATAACCTCCATCCCATAGTTAACCTTCTATATTTTTAGGAATGAAATCTTTGGAAAGGGCTCCTCCAGCTCAGTACTTTCACTCCTTAAAAGAGagaagtcctggggcacctgagtggctcagtggggagcctgcttcctcccacccctccgccctaccgcctgcctctctgcctacttgggatctctgtctgtcagataaataaataaaatcttaaaaaaaaaaaaaaatagagaagtccTGAGTTTCAAACAGGTAGGCTTTTCAAACAGGAATTGTGTAATAGCACTTCCCCAGTCTCCTCCtagagacaagatttttttttttttttttttgcagcccTTCTAGCCCCCCTTACCTCAGTTCTTGCCAATGGTAGGTAGTTTTGCGCAGGGCTCGCAGCACAGCTTCACGAAGTTTCTCCTCCACTTGACCTAAGTCTGTGGTGAGAACAAGAACTGAGTGAGGACCTAGGAAGACCAGGGCTCAGCTCCAATATCTGAATATGCTGCTTGTCCATTCCTCTGCAATTTCCATCCTTCCCCTTAAGCAAAATCTCAAAgcttaagaaaatgcaaaatctaGAGAAAAATTTTGGGTAAGAATAACAGCaaccaccaccattaccaccagAATGCATGAGACAGTATTTTGTCTCTACCAGCAGTTTAGTCAACAAGATCAAAACCATCCCACAGGCTTTGCTCTCTTTTAAAGGGAAGTGTCTCAAAGATTTAAAAGGATAGGATAAGGACAATATTTTGTGGATTTCCTCAGGTCCCCCTAAACTTTAGTACGTGACATCTCCAATGTTCCTAGAGGGAAGAAAGGGGTTTGAAAAATCTCATCTCAGGATTGTGTTCAGCTCAGTATTATTTTATCTACTGAGTACCTATGAACCAGGTAACGCAGGGAACACAAGATGAATAAAAGGCAGGTCTGTAGTATTAAGGAGCTCACACTCATGAAAGTAACTTGATGAGTTAGACTCATTCTCCTATCCCTGAAGAGCGTTTCAGTACTGGACAGGGAGCCATACagggattttatttcattttaataaaaacttaaaccgTCCTAATCCAATGGATTTGCAGGATAAAACCCCGAAGACCTAGACTTTGACAGGATACTGAAGTACCTTGCTGACCTTTACAAAAATCCCAAGAGCAACCTCGGAAACTATTCTGTTTTAGCAAGGCATCACTGTAACAAGCAGCCGCAGCCAGAAAATCAAACAGGAAACCGCAGTATCTGTTTGTCACAGATACTCAAACAGATCTGTAAAATTATTCCTTGCTTTTAATTTCCCACCGGTATTTCAGTTGGGCCTACTCTTTATTCTTAGGCCCCACCTGGGTTTTCCAGGAATTTCTTCTCAAGATGGACAGCCCGTCTTTGCAACTCCTGGGGCTCTACAGGTAAACGCCGGCTCCACAGATAATTGGTCAGTGCTTGCACCTGCTTCTCCACATTGGGCATCGAGCTCTCTATGGGCCAAAGATGAAACGCATCACTTAATGCAGACACAGTGTTTTGCTTCTCGGGTTTCCGCTTCCCACCGGTACTCACCGAGCAGCAGGAACTGCGCAGCGGCAGCCAGTGCTGGCGGCACCTTGATGCATGGCAGCTGCAAGATGCCGGGGTGCCGGCGATGGGGCGTCTTTCCCAGAAAATCGGAATTGTTATCGACCTGCGATATGCCCGGAACGACGGCAGCGAGCGTCTGCAGGCCGGGAAAGAAAAGCTGAttgcagggcagagggaaggctCTGGCCTTCGCTAAGGAAGAGACTGTTCCTGAGATCCAGAGTTTCTCCGAGAGCAGGGAAAGCAGACACTCACGCGAGACTGGGGAGCTTCTCCACTGCCGCGGCGCCACCAGCTACATGTCAGCAGATGCCTCAGTCCTCTTATGGTCGCCATGGCACCGGAGGCGAGCAGGAAACGGAAATGATGAGACCCGTGACGCACACGGAGCAGTGTCAGCCAATGAGAAGACCGAGTGCTTATAGTAGCCAATAAACAACCGATATGTAAATCACCTCGGAGGGTAACGGTACGTGGGTGGGGTCAGGCTTTGGGTTCCTGTGTAAACAGTCCCCGGCGAAGTGGCGTCAGGGTTGTGCGGGGTTTGGTCTAGATGATCCGAGGtcgaggggcggggtggggacggGCCCTTTTCTGGACTCTCTAGAGAAGCGCCATAGACAGGAAAAGACTATTTACGGATGTATTACCTACCTGTgttccttgcttctctctctggagaACCTCCGAAGTCTTGGGATTTTTTGTCCCCGTGTGTGAGAACGGGAGAATTCAGTAATGGAAAGATAAGAAAAACCCGAATTTAGGCAACTCAAGATAACAGAAATTAATAGttaatagatacatttttttgtttgtttgtttgttattattCTCCATATTAAACTGTcctcttgggggtgcctgggtggctcagagtgttaagcctccgaccagctcaggtcatgatctcagggtgctggcatcgagccccaggtcggactctctgctcagcaggaagcctgcttcctcctctctttctctccgcttgtgtctctgcctacttgtgatctctttctctgtcaaataaataaataaaaatcttaaaaaaaaaaaacaaaaaactgctacATGTCAGCAGATGCCTGACATGTATTTTTCTAAGATCTAAGATGTCTCTTAGATAAGTAGCTAAGAGAACATACAATACAGTGGGCAAGCGCACTGTAATATTAGCACATTTAGTCCCTGCTATCTGTGAGATACATTCTGTTAACACCATTTTGCAGTTGAAAAAAGTGGGTATTCAAATGGTTAAATATCACGCCCAAGATCACAAACCTTGTTAGATGACAATTAGATTTAAACTTGGGCAGTttaggggcccctgagtggctagGTTGGTTGAGGCCGGgactttgatttcagctcaagtcgtcaTTGGAGCGTTGTGAGATTGGGTTTCCTGCTTAgcgggaaatctgcttgagattccctccttccctctgcccttccccccacccctgctcacgtgctatatagatagatagatagataaataaatctttttgaaaataaaaagagtaaacgGGCAGTTTTAAGTCTGAGCTTCACCTTTAAACATATACTCTACCGGATATTGTTGGCCCTTGGAATGTAACTTAGCAAGCTAACTGGGAACAATATGCTACATGTCCTGAAGTGTTAAATTAACATGTAGCATTAAAATGAACTCACTGGGCTGTGTGCCCTCTTGATTCTGTTAGCAAACATATTGGTCAACTATGGAATATGTTAACTTTTTGCTATCTGCTGTCTGGATGGGTGAAAGTATTGTTTTTGCTGCAACTGCAAGAGTCCAAATATAATAATTATGGGGTAAAATATGGGGAACTATATCCATCAgagagttaagtgtctgatttgcGTTTAGGTTAGTAAGCTTTGATTCTAATAAAGGAGGCTTTGGCTTTATAATCTGAGTGCTCTGGAAGGAGTCTTGTGaggggggaaaggaagagaaaaccggaggaggcaggaagaactTTTAGAGAGGGAATCAAGTTTGAGCTCTGTGAAAGAGGACGGGAAGTAAAACAGCTTGGATCTGCACAGTTCTAAGAGTTTCAGCCAGGCCAGTGGAGAATCTTTGAGCCCAACGTTAGAGGCATCCCTCATTGGGCGGAGACAGGGTTGACTTAGTATCCCTGCTGCACTGACTTTTTGAGGACAGCCCATGGGAAGTGTAGCAGATTCAGTGTGGCAATTGGAGCCA is from Mustela lutreola isolate mMusLut2 chromosome 7, mMusLut2.pri, whole genome shotgun sequence and encodes:
- the SLC39A2 gene encoding zinc transporter ZIP2 isoform X3; its protein translation is MEPQLGVKIGCFFALLILTLVCGLIPICFKWFQIDAATGRHRRVLSLLGCTSAGVFLGAGLMHMTAEALEGIDSEIQKFKMQDRKGGKCF
- the SLC39A2 gene encoding zinc transporter ZIP2 isoform X2, whose protein sequence is MEPQLGVKIGCFFALLILTLVCGLIPICFKWFQIDAATGRHRRVLSLLGCTSAGVFLGAGLMHMTAEALEGIDSEIQKFKMQNRTEREGNASDDADSAQGGI
- the METTL17 gene encoding methyltransferase-like protein 17, mitochondrial isoform X2, whose translation is MATIRGLRHLLTCSWWRRGSGEAPQSRTLAAVVPGISQVDNNSDFLGKTPHRRHPGILQLPCIKVPPALAAAAQFLLLESSMPNVEKQVQALTNYLWSRRLPVEPQELQRRAVHLEKKFLENPDLGQVEEKLREAVLRALRKTTYHWQELSYNESLSLVYMAARLDGGFAAVSRAFHEIQARVPEFQPQTLMDFGSGTGSVTWAAHSAWGQSLREYLCVDSSAAMLVLAEKLLKGGSESGEPYVPGVFFRQFLPVSPKVQFDVVVSAFSLSELPSKADRTELVQTLWRKTSHFLVLVENGTKAGHCLLMDARDLVLKGKEKSPLDPRPGFVFAPNKKKQKEEKFSMVILARGSPEEANRWPRITQPVLKRPRHVHCHLCCPDGHMQHAVITARQHGRDLYRCARVSSWGDLLPVITPSESELPLSPADDKDFLT
- the METTL17 gene encoding methyltransferase-like protein 17, mitochondrial isoform X3, whose amino-acid sequence is MHQGAASTGCRCAVPAARDAFHLWPIESSMPNVEKQVQALTNYLWSRRLPVEPQELQRRAVHLEKKFLENPDLGQVEEKLREAVLRALRKTTYHWQELSYNESLSLVYMAARLDGGFAAVSRAFHEIQARVPEFQPQTLMDFGSGTGSVTWAAHSAWGQSLREYLCVDSSAAMLVLAEKLLKGGSESGEPYVPGVFFRQFLPVSPKVQFDVVVSAFSLSELPSKADRTELVQTLWRKTSHFLVLVENGTKAGHCLLMDARDLVLKGKEKSPLDPRPGFVFAPCPHELPCPQLTASKPLACSFSQAYHCIPFSWNKKKQKEEKFSMVILARGSPEEANRWPRITQPVLKRPRHVHCHLCCPDGHMQHAVITARQHGRDLYRCARVSSWGDLLPVITPSESELPLSPADDKDFLT
- the METTL17 gene encoding methyltransferase-like protein 17, mitochondrial isoform X1, with amino-acid sequence MATIRGLRHLLTCSWWRRGSGEAPQSRTLAAVVPGISQVDNNSDFLGKTPHRRHPGILQLPCIKVPPALAAAAQFLLLESSMPNVEKQVQALTNYLWSRRLPVEPQELQRRAVHLEKKFLENPDLGQVEEKLREAVLRALRKTTYHWQELSYNESLSLVYMAARLDGGFAAVSRAFHEIQARVPEFQPQTLMDFGSGTGSVTWAAHSAWGQSLREYLCVDSSAAMLVLAEKLLKGGSESGEPYVPGVFFRQFLPVSPKVQFDVVVSAFSLSELPSKADRTELVQTLWRKTSHFLVLVENGTKAGHCLLMDARDLVLKGKEKSPLDPRPGFVFAPCPHELPCPQLTASKPLACSFSQAYHCIPFSWNKKKQKEEKFSMVILARGSPEEANRWPRITQPVLKRPRHVHCHLCCPDGHMQHAVITARQHGRDLYRCARVSSWGDLLPVITPSESELPLSPADDKDFLT